A region of the Ptychodera flava strain L36383 chromosome 22, AS_Pfla_20210202, whole genome shotgun sequence genome:
AACAGACGAGTTGTACATCAGTGCTTTCATGTATGCCATTAATGTTGTATGCCAGATAGACCTACACAAGATTTTACATGAACACTTTTGTTTCAacttgatttttgaaataatatgtTGCACACTCTATTATCAaggcaaattttgtgaaaaaccatgtcattaatttcatattGTTGTCTGAACTGTAGAAGAAGGTCATTTTGCAGCCAGATAGCGcagtaaaatgtcaattttgaaaaggaatgcTAACAATTATGAACTGATTTTACggtatattttcacatttgagAGGAAAATTAGGTGTCAAAGTTGATAGCATTTTGGTGAGTACATTGTGTCAAATTTGGATTTAGCGCATGACACAAACATTGAACCACTAAATCTACAAATCTGGGtgatttgataaattttctgccTATTTTTCTCATCCTTGTATCACCACGACTAGATCAGGTATCGAGTTGAATCAAAATTCCCCAAATGATTTGTATAAATATTGTCATACATAAGAAGGCCCACTTACAATGAATATTTGAGAGCGTCGTCTAGTTCCATAATAGCAGCCTGGTTGCCACATCTATAACAGTAGTTGGGTGCACTGAAGATAGTCACAACGTTACGGTCATGGCACCAATTGTAACCCTGCATAAGACAAAACACAGTGTATGGTATATCACACCACTTGTACAAGGTAGCAGCTAACTACAGTACGGCCAATCAGTAACCTTGTACCTTTGAGGGGGGCCAATACGTAAGCTTATTCCTTGTAGGGGGCCAATAAACCAGTTTGTACATTTGGGGGACGTATCTGACCTCACtcttaaacaacaaaatattcacCTTTTCATTTCTAGATTCAAAACCTCTCATTTTAATTTGGCGGCTGGACcaataaaaagatttcaaatTGAGAGAAAAGTCAGATCAAGAGAGAACAAATATAAATGTCTTGTCTCCTGAAAGTTACATGGAAAACGTTTAGCAATCAACATATTGATTGTTTGCATATATACAAGTTTCAGTTATGTTACAATACAATTTTTGCTCTGGAAAACCTGAAGAACCATGGCTAAACCTTCTTTATGAAAACAATGGAGGTGTTCTTATGGGGCTTTCCACCGCTTTTTGAAGCAGTGTGGGTCCAGCCTACTGCAGTTTTGCCATTTCTTTTCTCTTTTGTTGATCTTAACTTAATTTttaaatgcacatgaacaaaacagTTCCATGCTTGTCATACTGTATATCCCAAAGTCGGTACGGTACACCCATACTCCGGTCTAAAGTCTGCTTGTAACAGTCATGCAGCATTTTCACGGTAACTGTTACCATTGGGAACTCACCTCCATGACCAGCTGATGTGCTCTTGATACAAGTGTGAGACCGTTACTGTGGTTGAAGGTTTCTGAAATGTCTTGACCAAATGTGTAGCCAGCACCACGAGGGGAGATACCCCAGCCACCTCTGTCATCGGGATCTGACCAGAGTAAATCACACATTGGTCCCTGCATGGGGAGAGAGGGAAAAATATGAGTTAACCTGTTATCCCCTAATGCCCTGTAAACTGGTCTACGATCAGCATTGATAATAATGAGGGTTGGGCTAAACCAAGGTTGGGAAATGGGTAAGTTAGACTGTGCCATGTTTTGCAACGATCATCAACTGACATTCTAGCATGAGCTGAGATGCTGCATAAATTTTTAACAAGGTCGTATACGATGCTTTGAGAATGCTTTGTACGTTGtatgaaataattttcaaagaagCCATAGGTCAGAAAATTGGATAACTGCAACTACATGATTGGAAATCGTAAAAGTAACATGCCAATATTACATtatgcaataatgtaccccttcaTGGTCCATAATGGACAAAACACACTTTGCATGACCTAATGTACACGGtaaagccgagtacattatgggatacaaagtttgcttgagtccattatgggcctgGAAGacgtacattattgctattatttaaTAGATTTGCCAATGACAAGGAATTTgttgatgtagaaaacatcCAGGCCCTCAATGctggataattggatacatGATCAGTAATAATTTGAGGGGatgatgtcacaaaattcactggtgtTGACAAAGCTATGATATGATTTTGAATATACACCATTCTCACTGTCTTCCATTGCAGAGCAATCAAGAGTAATCAGCCTATTTGAATCAATAATGAGCTTTTGTTTTGGTCACAGAAATCACTCTTGAATGGTTGAATTTTATTAATGTTTCTATTGAGCTCAAGACTTAATCACAAATTTGCACTTAAACTGACTTCTAATAGCAGTGTTGTTTTAAACAGACATCCACACTCAATTATTGAGAGACAATTAACGCATGACTGATCAAAATCAAATGGGACTGGTGAAAtagtttaatttgcaaattcgtGCAAAACTGAGTATAATTTCAACCAAATTCGGTCAAGTAATTGTAAACTGTGATCTCATTGGAATCAAAAGGATTGACAGATCTAAAATTTGTAAACGGGCAGTTGTTTTCACAGATCAGTTTATCAAAATCTTCATACAATATACGATAAATGTTGGTTGACCTAGCTCATTTATAATAATTGTGCTGAAGGCAAAAGAGGCTGGGTTAGTGAACACACTGTGCCGACACAGTACATGTATTCAACATGGCAGATGTTGAATTCCTCAAAGCTGTggaatttttggaaaatttctctCACCTCATGTGGAACTTCTTGGATACGATCTAAAGCTCTGATGTGATCTAGGGTGTCAATAGACGGTGACAGGCCTCCATGGAGACAGAATATCTGTAACGAATCAATGGAAAATGATGAGTGTATAACGGCTAGGTACATTTGAGATGTTTCAGAAGGCCACGCTGCTAGAAATATTTAGCCAATGGTGACATATTACACCTGTGTGTTACAAGAGTATGCTTTTTGTCACcctgatatttttttaaatttcagttattTCCTGCATATTTTTCCCAATGTATTTGTACCTCCACGGATTACAATTTGAGACCGAACATGGCGCACTGTATAAAAGTATCCTAGTTCTAAACATTTGCCATTACTTTTGTAATTCATTGGAAATGTTTGTGACGAGGCAGTTAACTTTGAAATACAGAGTCTTGGTGAAAACCATTTTGGTGGAAAATAGATTGAAGTGTACAAATGGAAGATGGCATCTTTCGATATCAGGAAATGAATTTACTCGGCTCATTCCATGCATGAAATTGATCTATTCATTCTCTGCTgtaattttatacaaaacaagATTGTATTTCAAGAATTAATCAAGTAGTTTTGGTACAGCACCTCTAAAAGGATAACAAAAACCTCCCAGCAAAGCCTGCAAAACTGATTTGTGTAACACAGCCTGGAATGTTGCAAAAAAAACAACCCTAGATATCTGCACTCTGGACAGAGTGGCAAATTTCCTGCAGGAGCTATTCACACAAGCTGTGATGATATTGGTGATGTGTGGGTGTTTTATGTAAAGGTCATCAGATGCCGCAGGACACTGAAGATGAGACTTTGACTAGAAAGGAACGTGGCCACACATACATCCCCTGTGATAACCTTGTATCAAGCTGTACAAGTCACAACAAAACCAATCAAGAATTTTGTAACCAATTACATCCAATGAGAGCGCTTGTAAGAAAAATAACGATTaccaattttcttttttttcatgaaaatataaaaatgcaGATCCGCATGCTATAGAGATGTTCTCGTTATCTGTCTCATACATGTGCATTGAATAAATAGGCGTACAAAAATATCATGATCACagcaaaaatatacatgtatatttcattgGTAGTTGAAATGAACTTTAAATATTGATAACAAATTTTGCAGCGACGTCGTCTTTCAGAAATCTGCCCAGAGGGGAATGAAAAGCTCCATGTGAGGGAGACTGACACTGTATAATTGCAAGAAGAGGAGAGACTGACTTCGTGTTATTGCAAGATGAGATGATCTCAGGTGTGCTGAACTGTGATTCCTTGGGATGCCCTGGGGGGAATGTTTCTTAAAATGGGAAATGACTTAACAGCAGCTGACCAGATGGTTTCAAATCTCACGCATGAACACACATAAAACAAGGCCACGATTTCCATATTGTTACACAATATCTGCCAAGATTTCATTATACAATGTCTGCCCAGAGGGATAATGCTACATATTTGTTAATAtgattattaatttttcttcttGACCACGACATTTCTAGCTTGTCACTCCATTTGTTGACAATTTGATTTTGCATACAACACTGTACCAACACAACATggtcagtgtttcatccaggatggcatcaacagggtgattttccccctttaccaaaAATTTAATACCAAAAATTTAAgggggggatttcaccagttcatttattctacttgtatctctaaggtgtgattGAAATAGTTAAATATGGGGAGGGGAGCTTTACAAATTACTAGGGGTGctaacatgtcaacagagggggaatccgccattcccctgtctagatgaaacCCTGCATGGTGGCACGGCTCTCCCTTATCTGTTTCTAAGCTGATATGGGACAGAACATAAAAACTTACCTGGCCGTCTACTAGAGCTGTTAGTGGTAGGTAATCAAACAAATCTGTAAAATATTTCCATACATTTGCATTTCCGTACTTCCGCAGGCATTCGTCGTAAAAACCATAAACTTGTGTAATCTGCCTACTTTCATGGTTGCCCCGTAATATTGTAATACGTTCCCTAAAACGGACCTGTGGACGGCAAGAAGAGAGAACAGAGTATGAGTGTGGCTGTCGGATAAAAACACTTCCTGCAGGACTTTCCCTCAGAGCATATCAACTCAGTGTATATCCTGATATTGACACATCTTAGAGAAACATGGTGACATGAAAATACCACCCACAGCTTAAACACAGCCTTTCAATAATTGATGAACTTCACGTTCAGATGAGTAGTAGTTCACTGCTTTTGAATTTCCAAAGAGAAAACTTGGCCATCACAGACTCATTCACATCAGTTCTATCAATTTTGCAAGGTGAACTATCAGCAAACCATCTCATGGAAGCACAAACCCACGCATTGTACATGTGTGTACAGTAGGTTAGAACACTATATCTCATTTCACAGCTTATAAATTTGGGAAAATCATACTTTTTGTGCTTCCTTTGAAAATGAgaatttaaaaatcaagaaatttaattgctgCATGTCACAAAATATGCAGCATGAGGCACTGTGCTGTACTTGTACCTGAATTGTGTAGTTACAGGATGCAGGATGTATGGTAGCAGATATTTTATCGGAAAAGTTCTTTGCAGTGCTGGTACGCCAATTTATTTCTGCCATGAAATTGAAACTGAAATGAAACTTTGCTGCATACATTGTGCAGCTGCTTTGAAGGGAATCACATATCTATGTTGTTATGCACGACTGGCAGTCATCTGATACTGTTCGACTCTGATGATGCTGACTGAAGGCGGCCAAGCTCCATCACTTGTGAAATGGCCCGAGTGTGTAAAAAAAACACCTCTTTGATATTTTCTTGAACATTTTAAatacttttttccacattttgcGTTGATACTTAAGTTCCCGCCATAGAAACGAACAAGGTGAAGGTATTTATATGCAGTTCCAATgttgttgacctcaaaaaacCTGTCATCTGAACTAATGTAACATTCAAGGTTGATGTCAGGATGACTCATTTTCCCTGTAGaatcaaaataatttgctgtacaAAATTCAGCCGAGAAGAAAGCACTATATTTCATGATTCTGCTCTCTAAAACACATCAATTCATTTTCCATTATGGTGAATACAAATCTACTCAGGCTTGGGAGGCTAAAAGAAACAGACTATAATagttataattattttttcaccacTTTGAATTTTATGGAACATTCATTTTCTGCACATGATATCCCTGAAATTACTAAACAAATGGCTCATTGAATCAAATGGAACTTTAAGCGGATAATTTTGACGACATGTCCATCCAAAATAAAACTGACCACTACGTGAAACAAAATTCACCCCTGCTGATGTGAAATGTGACAATTTTGGGAAGAACTGGATTTATGCAAAGCGTATGAAATGGAAGTTAAATTGACCGTGAAGCAAACCTGACAGGTATGCACTTACCTTAAGAGCTACTAATAGGGTTACAGTTTCTACAGAATAATAACCACGGTCTACGTAGTCACCCATAAATAGGTAGTTTGTATCTGGAGATCTGCCGCCGATTCGGAACAGTTCCATAAGGTCATGAAATTGACCGTGAACATCTCCGCACACAGTCACTGGGCACCTTACTTCTTGTACATTTGATTCTTTGCTGAGAATTTCTTTAGCCTGCAAAAAAGAATGCAGAGATATGAGATACTGAAATGGCTATGTGTGTTGCATGTTTTATGGCACGTAGTATAGACTTTTGCCTCACACTGTATGCATGCACTGAGCATCTATGTGTATTTCACTGACttgaaaaatcatttttgaaaatctcaatGACACAAGAGCATTAAAATTACCATATTTTCAGCTGAAAAGTTTTGACTCTGATCATGGTTTCTGAATGACTTGTGTTTCAATTTTCTGTAATATGCACATTAGTTCATAATAACAAGGCCTGCTGAAGTTTTTGTCATGACTACATTATCCCTTTTCCAGCCAAGCGCCCCTGTctgttatcctgccaagtccgtaGAAAACGgcccccataatatgtgcctgcaaaagattggctctcctgcacgttatcctgccaggctTTTTGGCAGTaccgcccattttcagggtagttttagccctacttatacgtgttagactttgataatttctacatgcccgtaatCAGGGGAAGGTGCTCAAGGcgaccggctttgtttgcccctgggagtgcgtcattttattgccgtttcaagcttattttttcagaaataaactccttcagtattgcacacgtccgctaggcacaaacatcacctaactcgtctgttagtcagagaccctgggggtcgtgctaggggtgcggcagcactggcaaacctgtcctgtttccccagggtagggtcaattgaatacgtaccttcaacgacttggcagtgtagcacaaaactacgtttttgccgttgttcTAACggcatggctgagccattgaggCACAGCTTCCAAGTAGTTTCGCCAGCTcgtttgggagttggcttacgagtgttaccgttcataaCCGACTTAATCGagcggtcctcagtcaggtacggttTGTACCgccatggcttgggctgcagcttaccagtgataaccagtcacccAAGTTgtcagtctcacttttgcgatgcacgggtacaacgcaatatgcttccattgttctagccatccacgtctccacatgcctggcagccattgtggctagctggtttgcataacaaaagcagtcggTGCTCAGTACAGGCGGTATCACCGTAGCATTGACCTCATGTCCCCTGAATTCTCGGTACGCAAATAGCGTACGTAGCAACCAAAGTCggcggcaagaggatacgtttgcctgcaaaccagagccaattcggacgatggaataaataaaaaatccaaagccacgtccattgaatggcacggccaaggctgtgaaggacgttgcctggcttgaacttggaGAGCTGAAGCAGCAGCAATCTGTATAGTGCCAGCTAGCCAAGTaccgtccaactccgccagaaaacgtcaccatgctatcctgccaagtccgctaaaaagcagtaaaaaaaacccagcccccctcgggtgtgggggactggcggacaggtttctgcacctttccctgtctatcgactccctgcgaacccatttcgaggggaaaatgtgttccttgtcagaaaacctgtcctcggatgacccctaaacgcacaggggatagcaaaacgtagtgccgtcgacttggcaggaaaaggggtacCCAAAatgggcccgatttccaccgagtTGGTAGAaaaacggtcaccagtgcttagattcttgCTACACCGAATTCcgagcggattttcaccgacttggcaggaaaagggttaaagcatgGCTGGAACAAAATTTATAGGGATTATATTACAATTATCACAAAATTGTGTGTAGATTGTTTTCTCTTACAACATACATGTGTACTGGGCCAGGCAGTGAGGTCAGAATTCacacatgtaaattcaaacttgCTCAAGTTTCAGAGATAACTTTCTTTTGATAAACTAAAAGCAACAGTCAAAGGTATTATTACATTCTAAAGTATACAGCATTTAGTATATgcacttttcaaaatctgataccatgacattttaaaatacacGATTGTATCTGCAGCACATATACGCACTTTTCAAAGTCTGATAGGATTTGTATTTCAGAAATTGAAAGCATGTTACTTGTTAGACAAGTCTGTGTCATCGCTGTGGCAGCTACTAGGTGGAATAAAATTCACTTGagaatttttcaagattacatttcatTGAGGCAGTGACATAATGTTACATTATGATAGTCGATTGAAGCACAGTCGCTTATCGTTCGATACACGGCGAGGGCCCCTTTAAGCATTTGAAAGAGAGGAAATTCAGAAACAAATGCTATTGCTGCATTCAGAGATGGATTTCCCTCATAAAAAGTCACAATTTATTCAATAAACCAGCACAAATGGCTTCCACTACATCTTTAAACTCACTATTCTCCGTCCATCAAAATTGGTCTTCTCCGCATTTTGGGGTCTAATTTCCGAGGTGACCCTTGCTAACAACAGCTGCCGTACACTCATTGGCTCAATCAGCACACCCGATTTGAATGTTTCAAGCGATTGCAGAACTGATGAGCAATCACAGCACCGCTTCTTTCAAATGTAACGCAGCTGTtgtaagaaatgaaaattctGTTTCCCAACTTCCGACATTTCTGATGCATACAGCAGCCCTTGTtgtgtattgaaccacaagcGACACTGGATAAAAGCAACTGAACACAGCCATGAGCATACTAAAGTGAATTCGCATTCAAGCAAGAATCGCTGTAACTAGATGTAAAACAGAGGACGGTTATCAAGACTTCTGATGGAAAAAGTCTTCAATTTAGACACCCCACAGGCAAAGAATTAGTTTTTGCACATACCTGACAATCTATATCAAATTGCACAAAGTATCAAGGATTTTTTACTATTTATTATAACATTTTCTTTGGATTACAGACTGGCTACCaaggcaaaaaaaaaccatACCACGATGACCTTAAGTTTGATGagcaaatgataaaattttcttgTTTCTAAAGACTTCCTGTGAGCTTTAAATTtctggtcacatgacaaatGTCGCAACACTTGAAGCACCACCACACTATGGGGTTGTTACTGTGAAAGATAATGACTTGATTTGTTTGTGGCTGCTAGAAAAGGAGGGACTAATAAGGTCACCTGATGGAAATGAACTTCATAGTAGCATATCAAATACTCATTAGCAGACTGGTAACCATGGAGATCTGTCCCATGCCAGACAACCTAATAATAtagcaattttgtttttgttcaacaCTGGGTAGAgatttatttcatgataaagACGAGACTTCTCAACTTTCACATTAATCCATTGtagattttaaatttgactGTCAAACAAAACAGACCCTACagcgtgtacatgtatgtatacagggtagtttgtcattgccacataaTTGTTTCTGTCATGTCTTCAAGTCACTTAATCTATCAATCGCACAGATGCATCTTGATTTCATTTGTGAACTGATGATGCATTGCAACTGCTGTTGATCTTCACAAGAGAGGCCAACTCCGGGTTAGCCAAGTTCACACACGGGGCACGGGGCACGTAGTCATTGTGGATAATGACGTCAAGCTTATGTGAAAGCAATTCACTGACGTCAGATATATAAATTCAGTCTGAAAAATTGACTAATTTTCTAAAAATTCTAAATCAATATCTAAATACCCGGATTCATGTATATGGATATTTGAAACTCTCCTGTACTGCTCACAACATGaaagccaatttttaatttattcatcatATGCTATGTTTTATGTGCCGCGCTctacatattttttaaatattatttatatatcagtGTACTATCGCAGAGTTAATCTATCATATAAATGTCGCTAGGGTTTTTctggtcattttgattttaccAGAGTCCCCCTTGTattcattgtacatgtatatcaaattCAAAGCAATAAACATTACCGGTAGGTAACAGCTGAGATCTGATGTTATTTTACCATTTAGTAAACATCCCATAAACCATACATATATAACAACTGTGTTTCATATCACAGAcatcatgcatgtatgataactGTGCTccatattttcaaaacttcagCAAATTGATATTGCAATTATGAAAGCCCAAGCACGGAAAAGTTTCAAACTTGCCATTCAAGTCACTGCTTGTGTGTACACATGTATCACAGAAGATACCTACACACACGctgacacacatatacacagacatgcacatgtattaccgtattcctccgattctaagaccccgcccgtttataagaccccccaggattattttatcGATTCGTAATTGGCCGTTAGttcgtttataagaccccccagGGGGGTACACCCGAATTTTGactggaacaatagagccattgtcatgtaatgagacCAGAGTATCCACAACACCTACGctgcttatcaaagtcacaaacaagtgtcaaagtgaagtatcaaacctcacacacacacacacgcacactatTGTTGGGGTTTGGAACATGTCAGTCGGGAACAGTGCTATCATTTCCTGGCGATACTACACTTGGATTTCACTAcctaaatgaacaatataaaagagttggatttttTAGCGTCTCGATCTAGTACAATGTCGTCTTTTCgttactgtcattttgctaccatcaaaataagcagatttttcaacatctgaTTATGTACGAATCGAACATTTCGATGCAATTTGGctaccatgaaatgaacatttaggatagtcGGGTTTTCGGACTtgtcgatcaagtacgattcgctcatttcatcacgatcaaacaaacacaatttacactcatacaaacacaaaaaagtttggGTATCAGttgttctctttttggagactgttgtggcccttaaaagggccgtttcatttttttggtcagcggcATGATTTGATCTGTTTTAGTGAATATGTACGGTGAAAACAGTACCTCGGACTGATTGCTTTAGCAGAGGTACAGCCGCATTATTTGCCAAAACACCGACGTGACATTTCTCTGCCATGCCAACTCTTGGAGAATGGAtgaatgctttcttctttgcCTTCAAGTAGTATTTTTTGTTGACTGACACGTCACGATCGATGATATTCGAAAGTAACCGTGCCCGGTATGAGTGCTGCATCtcgcttcaaactttcaactttgcaaCTATCTTGAACAACGGCTACAGCATTTCGATCGTGTATGTTGTCTGCATCTCGGCGAAGTTCATACGGCAAACAAAGTTCTAGCTGATTGCGACGGTAGTTAGGCATGCCGACAGCGagaatgtttttaataattactttttttcttGCCCATGACGACCGTGCACTGTCTTATGACTTTTCGGCTCATAAAGTCTACAATAAATCGACGCATTTTATAGGATCTTGTGACGATGTCGGGAAACCCTTTTGTTGCCGTTATCAATAGAAAATTTGGGACGTGTGAATGACACGAGCTTTGAACTTGCTTCGCTcaacttttacacttttgttttcatactaCTGAGGCAAAGACTACGGCACATAAAAAGTTGCTCTTTAAATGGTGTGCttataaagattttttcaacagttttctatcaggtaaggtatcttttgtgatcattgtgaatagctgcacgttttctcttacgttcaaatttaccattaaagtataaaaagattttttcaacagatttctatcacgtaagttttcttttgtgatcattgtgaagcgctgcaagttttctcttacgttcaactttaccgtataagcaaccagtgaaaatagaaatatcattggcatcgtaaaatctttcaa
Encoded here:
- the LOC139122748 gene encoding serine/threonine-protein phosphatase 2A catalytic subunit beta isoform, which produces MQKMDDKNQLKELDSWIEQLNECKQLQENQVKQLCEKAKEILSKESNVQEVRCPVTVCGDVHGQFHDLMELFRIGGRSPDTNYLFMGDYVDRGYYSVETVTLLVALKVRFRERITILRGNHESRQITQVYGFYDECLRKYGNANVWKYFTDLFDYLPLTALVDGQIFCLHGGLSPSIDTLDHIRALDRIQEVPHEGPMCDLLWSDPDDRGGWGISPRGAGYTFGQDISETFNHSNGLTLVSRAHQLVMEGYNWCHDRNVVTIFSAPNYCYRCGNQAAIMELDDALKYSFLQFDPAPRRGEPHVTRRTPDYFL